AAGGATACAAAAGTGCGATTACCTCAAGAGAGGCAGAGATAAATGTTAGGAAATTGTATAAGGCAGCGATTACTTTATAAATCAGTAAGATGTTAGGGGCAGCAGTCATTAATTATAAAACAGGGATCTCATTCTAAATAAAGCAGTGATCCTAATAATAATTGAAGACAGCAATTTCATTATGTTAACAACAGCAATTAGGTTAGGTATTTGAAGGGACACCACCCTCGTAGGAAGGGTGACCCAGGAAGGGACACAACCTTCCATTGCCAAGTAAAGGTTATTTAGGGAGAATTATGTAATGTAGATGTGAAGAGTGTGTGGGGAATAGAAAAGAATAATGAAACTAAGGAAAATAAATAAGAGATATATGAGCATATCAATGAGTTCAAGCATACAAATTTGAAAGAGAGAGATATGTGAAGTATATTTGACATACACtaatatatatccaaatataaccAGTAGATAAGATTTCTATAAGCATTCAAAGGGATTAAGGGGGAATCTAAATACATGAATAATATTCAACATACAGTCCCTGTGCATTAGATGAGTGTTTGGATCTGATGCATAATGCAGGAAcgatgtatgtacacacacacgtatatctatatatgtgtgtgtgtgtgtgtgtgtgtatacatatatatacacacatgtatatatacatatagatatatgtgtgtgtatatatgtatatatatatatacacacacatgcatatatacatatagatatatatatatgtgtgtgtgtgtgtgtgtgtgtgtgtataccagagaaacgggactcgcccgaaatcgcccaaactcggcgagtccgagtccgagtcaggccagccgagtcccaggggctcggactcggactcggccgagtctggcgagtaaactcgccgagttggcgagtttggcccaaactcgccaaactcggcgagtcccgagccctGGACTCGGCCGGCGTTGGCATAAGTTAAAACGCAAAAAAAAATTAGGCCCAAATTCGCCAAACTCAGCAAGTCCCGAGCCCTGGACTCGGCCGGCGTTGGCATAAGTTAAAacgcaaaaaaaaattagtttggaaagtttttttaaatccgttttttaatgttaattgtcttctagccctaaaagtgactttcatttcattcacttgcaaaaaaaggaagagtaaagtgagttgggaagaaaaacaagggtgcatagaagaaaaaccagcaaggaggaagctcaagttttcttcaatttgtcacattggagctgcattgtgtttcgatttggtgcatcaagagttggataggaagagtttgcagctcatttcaagcttgttgtaagaggtaagattgtttttttgaacattattttgtttcttgtatgcataaattccattttctattcatttattttgaaagttttacattttcttgtatgcaagatcttttgtatgtttgtaatttgtatgtagcatgtagtatgtagttgtactatgtagagttgtatgtagggtttgtaaattttttttaaaaaaaataaaatttacaaaccctactttagtttttttgaatgtatgtattaattttattttgtatttgtaatgttttattgcagcaaacttcactttattatttgcctcaacttcaagtttcacaaaactatcctaaaatgtctacttcagcttctagaccccccatgagaaaggaccctgcttggaaatatcatgaggattttccagggcaaggaaaggggcaaacaaaatgtatgttttgcaaaacaatattccatggaggtatatataggctaaaataccatattgctggtgtgcatGGACATGATGCCAAACCATGCCTAAAAACAGTCTCTGAGGCCgtacgtgattgttatgtaatggttgaggagattgaaagaaaaaagaaacaaaaggaggatcgagcggccattgggagagagacagttttaggaagagggacacagttaggttgtgttggaggcccttcttccttacctccatatcgtcccactcagtttgctactgctggtgcttccatttctgcttctgcttctataagtggcagtgccaccgccacttctcatgctcctaccactagtagttgtagtgggaatgttaccattggacctaggattcataaatctaggttggattccttctttgtgcctcgcactactacTGGGTCCCAACCGttgcttgagggcatgggttggaacaaggaggtccatgatgctgctaaaatggcaattggcaggttttggagctacagttgtattccattctttgtagccaggtgaatgttttactaacttttatgtttgataactttgattgttttaatttttatacttaacttatctcattgaatttttatacttaacttatctcattgagtttctttgcgacaggtctccttattggcaacaaatggttgatgccattaccatatgcggggcggggttcaaagcccctagtgagagtgatttgaggggacccattttgtctcaaatggtggatgatgtgaaaaaggatttagatgaacaacgccgcatatggagcactaaaggttgcaccatcatgactgatggttggacggataggagaaatagaactctccttaattttcttgtttcttccacaggtgattgattaattttagtttcatatagtctttaattttttattttttatctaatggtttattgaatgatcattgacctagctttatttttttatttcagggggcaccgttttcatcaagtccattgatgccttcgcccattgcaagaatgccacctacctatgtgagcagatagaggaggtgattgaagatgtgggtgaggagaacgtggtacagatggtgaccgacaatgcagcaaattatgttgctgcggctaaacttttgattacaaactaattttgtttgcaaattaattactatcttgtagtttgtacctccattaattacaatttacaatgcaacaaattatgttgctacaggtagactattgatggagaggcacccatctatagtttggactccatgtgctgctcattgcattgacctcatgttggaggatattggaaaaatcccatgggtcaagagatgtgtagaaagggcaagaaatgtctgcaaatttgtatataatcattcatgggtgttggctcttatgagacaatacacagagcagaaggagttgcatcgtccaggaatcacaagatttgccacaaacttcctcacattgcagtccatgcttaggtctaagtctgccttgagacgtatgattgttggtgaggagtggtcttcctcatcctatgctaccacccctgcagggatagagatggcagactgcatttttgatgagcaaggcttttgggtcccttgtgatgagatagtgaaggtaatttttttataaattctacaatttagcttcatgttttataacttattatatgtattctcttatttgctcatttttctaaattacacaatattttcaattttgcagtttgttaagcccttggtggttttgttgcgagttgcagATGGAGATAAGCCcacaatgggctatatatatgagggcatggatagggcgaaggaggccatcagattcgtctatggagcagatgagagcaagtatggtctcatttgggagatcattgataggagatggcatcatcagctacataggcccatccatgcagcaaccTATTAACTGAATCCGGCATTCCGTtgtatcccttctttcaaggctgatgcggaggtccttaatgggctatatgcaatcatggagaagatgggagctgctggtacttctcagatagacctttttcgagagctacagatgttctcagatgcacaaggggagaccttctctcgtcctgtcgccaaagacggtaggacaactatgatgccaggtaaaaataaattgttaggcttaattttagttttattcaatactatattgtaacttgttaaatgagttcatgagtgagactgattttatttatttttctcatttcaaactcagatcattggtggaacttttttggcccagagacaccaaatgttcagaagttggccattcgtatcttgagccaaccatgcagcgcatcaggttgtgagcgcaattggagtatgtttgagcacatacactccaagaggcgcaatagattatctgtggagaagatgaatgatctcgtctttgttcactacaacctccgcctgagaatgagaaagaatgcaacagttgacatgtctcctatcattctagatgaggttgatcttgaagcagagtgggccaacAAGAATCAGACAGCTCCTAGGACTCCTACagctgtatttagtgatgatgacattgattggatcgaccaggtagatatagaggctgaggctgtagccatggcagaggaggagcagagagcacgagcagagacaggaaatactgagactcaAAGTGACACaactgttcctgatgttggtgagcatgacacagccgttcctgatgttggtgagcatggcatggtgtcacggggagcgactatggctgctgaatcatccaggacctactttaaacgccttcgcagggggccagggcgagagggtgcatggccctctgagccataggcttgtacacttgtagttgtatttagtatttactatttacctttggtatttgtatgaaacatttgatgatgatcatatgatgacatggattttttattccatgagttttgtaatattgtatacatttgacaatatttatatatctatgtttcttattttctttagctacaatttgcgtttatgcttatgtgattgatgtatacttgtgtatgtaatcaaatgagccgagtttaatgatgtttttgtgtctttaaggtgtattcaataaagggtgtctgaaacaagtcttaaatctttaaaaatctctaaattttttgagtttttcactttcccgagttcagccaagtctggagccgagtctgacgccgagtccgagtcccgtttctttggtgtatacatacatacatacatacatacatacacaaatatatatatatatatatatatatatatatatatatatatatatatatatattgaaattaagGAAAATAAATAAGAGATATATGAGCATATCAATGAGTTCATGCATACAGATTTGAAAGAGAGAGATATGTGAAGTATATTTGACATACACtaatatatattcaaatataaCCAGTATAAGATTTATATAAGCATTGAAAGGGATTAAAAGGGAACCTAAATACATGAATAATATTCAACATACAGTCCCTGTGCATTAGATGAGTATTTGGGTCTGATGCATATTGTCATCCATAAAggaatggatatatatatatatatagggagaaaTATGTAATGTAGATGTGAAGAGTGTGTGGGGAATAGAAAAAAATAATGAAACTAAGGAAAATAAATAAGAGATATATGAGCATATCAATGAGTTCAAGCATACAGATTTGAAAGAGAGAGATAtgtgaagtatatatatatatatacatacatgtgtgtgtgtgtatatgtatgtatgtatatatacatacatacatacatatgcatacatgtatatatatatatatatacatacatatatatatagatatatacacatatatatacatatgtatattactatatacgtatatatatatatatatgtatatatatttatgtatatttatgtatatttatgtatgtatacatatatatatatgtatatacatatatatacatatatgtatgtatgtatgtatatatatacagatatatgtatgtatttatgtatacatgcataattaatgatgatgaagattccttTAGAGCTTCAGCCAATCTGCCGTCCCATTATGGAGGGGAGATAATACATATGAGGAATGCAAGTAGCTAGGAAGCCATTCCGGTAGAGACACCCCAAGTAGGGCTAGGAAGCCGAATAATGGATGTCATTCCGTGCTCCTGGGCTGGATGGAACGACTCAAGGCACCTTGTATGATCTCCCAAGTGGTGCTCCATAATGACAATGCGTTGTTGGGTAGAACCTTCAAGAAATCCACATGCACATTATATAAACTACAATGATGATTAAGATAATGTTCATAACCCTAGTAGGAAAGATCAATTTTATATCTAATATGATTGAGGGGTCTCAATCAGGATCTAATTGGTAAAGTTGCACCTCTAACCATCTTCGAATTCTTATTTGAAAGGAATTTGTGATTTTAGGGTAAAAAACTAGGGCATTAGAAAAGGGGGCATTACAGCACAGCAACTCTTAACACCAAGAATCCTCCAACCTTTGAAACCATTAACACCTAGAAAACAACGAATAATTTAGTATTGATGAGGCTCTGTAGTCAATTGACCAAGCTAGAATATCTAGCACACAGAAAAAAGTTATACTCCTCAAAGGTCTCTATCAAAATAACAAATATCACAATTTCTCCTTAACATATAACATATTTCGTCCCCTCTTTGTAATTGTAGCTAGTGGTATGATCCACTTCCTCAATAAACAAATCACCCAACAGCTAGCAATGCTAACAAGCAACCAAATCAAGTTCCCACCATAGAATAATGTGTTCTTTGAGCCACATCCTCACCCTTAATTTTTGTATTCATTCATTCTTGTCTTCTAGTGCCAAAGTCATCTTTGAATATCACTTAGTTGCAAGCTAAAAACCAAGACACAGCATTGGAGGAAAGTCAATACATGATTTGATATAAATCACTTCCAAAAAATTTAAACACAACACCAAGCCTTTGTTTCTTCTACACAACCCTTTACAAGAAACACAACCTTTAAAAAAAATTCGACAAGGACTCCTACAAAATTTGATTTCCTTTGTATtgtcttttctacttcttctcctTTAGGTCCAAATCACCAAGCTTTTTTGTCCTCTTTCAGCTTCCCTTTTGATGATTCCCTTTTCCTAAAAGCAGCGATTAAATCCCCTCAGAGACAACTTAGTCTTAACATTTTAATTCATCCACCCAAGTCTCCTTTAAAGGGCATCGTCTAGCAAAGGCATCATATGCCAAAACCCAAGGCACCAAAATCAATACTAAAATATTTATTGATCTTCTCTTTCAGCACACACACAGATTGCTCAAACTCACTTCACAAACTAAATTGGAAACCCTGGCAAAACTTGAACAAATTATCAAACTCTTCAAATTTGAAAACTAAAAATACGTTTCCACACAAACTATGACCCTAAGTGAATCTCACTGCATCGACCAAGGTGGATCTCTCACCACTGGAGCCGATATTCTTTGGAAGGGTTTTCGTCCTCCAGAATCCTAAGATAAACTGTCAATCTCCAAAACCCCAAGGCTTTTcaccaaaaagaaaataataaatttcAACATACTAAAAAAGAGCTCCAAAATGTCTTTGTAAAACATCCAAGTACaacgccctaattagggttttgcaatctTTTAATTTAACTTTATCAACTCTTTATGGTGTTGCCCACCTCAAGTAAGCACTTTGTTTGATAATTTAAAACCTTATAACTCCCTAGCCACCAATATAAAGTCACTTTACTAAATTAAATAATGTTTGGTTAAATATTTACTTTAACTTTagtattttaatgttatttaagaTAATATCTCTAAACAACATAAGTCTACAAGATATCTTCAATTTAAGCAATCACTAACTATCCCAAAACAGTAATATTGCCAACTGACCAAGACGGTGTCCAAATtaacacttactataaatagtaagaatGGACAAATTGTCCAAAATCCCTCCAAGAAAGTGTCAAACAACTCCACTGAACCATTTGAGCACACTAGTGACATAGAAGTCGTCCTTTGATGAGGCTGACACAAACCTAGAGAGTCAACTCCAACTGTACTACAAGAGAACTTCAACATTGGGACATTAAATATTTGGCCATCAGCTTATTTTCCATAGTTCCTTGTAAGCTAATTGGCATTGAAAAacagaaagataatttaaataattaacttGTCAAAAGTTACTATTCATATTTCCTATTGATagcttatattaattatttaaaatgtGACTAAGTTGTGCTAAAAAGGAGGCATTAAGCTTAAGCGGGGAAAAGGTGACCTTTTTGCACACTTTATAATGTTTAATATATATTAAGTTGAATATGGAGCAAAAAGGACATATTAATATTATTTTCACAAAAAGAAAGTTTATAAAAAGAGGTAGTTGTGAATAGAAAAGGGCTACCAATTTCATATTTGCTATTTCATCTAAGTGATACTTGAGTTCTCATATTTCTTGAAGACAAAAACCCTTTAACAATACCAATTTCAAGGACGAAAACCCTCCTAGCCGAATTTGGTGATTTCACCCCAAAGTCAAAATTGTGTTACAAATGagattttatagttttttttttgtggATAAAATGTGCATATTGCACTTGTAAATATATTAAGTAAAGATTTGGTTACAAAATAGAACAAAGAAAAGATCCCTATGCAAAAGCATATACAAAGAAATAATCAAAAGTATTACAAAGTATAAgctgttgtttataactagggaaagatgggttcggattgccttaaggcaacatccgaacccatttaggactgggtcctatccttaAGGGGTAGTGTGGCCCCAAGACAAGTCCAGCCCCATCCTCCACGCTACACCAAAAAGGACTCATGCCACAAAATATAAATTGGCACCAAAAAGGATTGAGGCCGACCTTGGTCAAAAGATCCATATAAATAAAGTTAAAGTGCAAACACAATTCAATCATCAATGCAATCAGCAAATTAGCTCTGCTAATAAAAGTGCGAATTTATCCAAGGATTGTGTGAACTTGTCCAAGAGGATATAGGCCTcttttggtgcagacttgaagtgcttagaagtgcagatctgacatacaaaagggatcagatctggagaagcaagctaagtattgtatttgtgcaattaagagagaatatataatctgacctatgggtctttaatgctgggtttttcctccttggaggttttcccagggtatttgcgtTTGTCTCTTCTTTACTTGTTTCATttctgagtttactgaattatggtttaataaaatattacaaatctgattaacaaactagggcataattaaaagacataaatctgattactgatctagggcacaatAAGTGATACTTGAGTTCTCATATTTCTTGAAGACAAAAACCCTTTAACAATACCAATTTCAAGGACGAAAACCCTCCTAGCCGAATTTGGTGATTTCACCCCAAAGTCAAAACTGTGTTACAAATGagattttctagttttttttttgtgGATAAAATGTGCATATTGCACTTGTAAATATATTAAGTAAAGATTTGATTACAAAATAGAACAAAGAAAAGATCCCTATGCAAAAGCATATACAAAGAAATAATCAAAAGTATTACAAAGTATAAGCATCGCCTTTAGCCACCTAACTGAACAGAAAATACCAGAGGTAGTCCAATAAAAAGGAGCATAAACAAAACAGAGAGGCTCCTGAGAAGATTTTCTAGTTTGTTGTTGAAGAtgaatattttttatgtattttgatttaCTAAAGACTTTAGTGTTGTTTGTTAGAGATTTTAGCAGTTTTGGAAAGTTTGGTGGAGGTTTGAGAAGGATCATACCATTCCTTATGTTGGTCATACCTCTCCTTATGTTAATTGTACCTCTCCATCTGTGAAGTCCGCACCTCTTGTTATGCCTTCAAATTCTAGTATCTATGTTTAATATCAGTTTTGATGTGTTGCTTTGATTGCATTCATCAAGCCATACACCTTTTGGAAGGGTTTATTGCTGATCGTGGCCATACCATACTCCATGCAAAGCCATACCTGTACCTGCTGGGCATATGAAATCTCATGGTGGTCACTGTCTTTCTGCCAATGTTTGGTATGAGTTTGGAGGCACCTTATCTATAGAAGTTCATATCTTGAGCTATGGAAATGAACTTCAGAAGTTTGGGTCATATTTTATGATAGTGTACTGGCAAAAAACACCATGTTTCAGACTTGTACACGTCCGAAAATATTTATCAATCCGATCTAATATACTTTTCAGTGTTTTGTGTGAGGTTTGTGGGTGTTGGAGTGTGTCTCAGCTGTTTCTTCAGTTTCAGAATGTGTTTCCTTCATTTTGGGAGTGTTATATCACCATATAATGGTGTTTTGTAGTGTGTTTTCAGTTTGTACCAGACTTGATTTGACAGTGTTATCAGAAGTCCAATGTGTAATCAGATTTACATCAGCTTCAAGCATCATTCCTTGACGTTTACTTCAATTGGTTATGTATTTGGCTATTGTGGGAGTGATATTTATGCTTAACTTGCATTTTTCCAAGCTAATTTGTTTTGTTACAGCAGTCTATTCTTATAACCAGAATATTATATCAGCTCACTTCAGCAATTTATTTCATATCATGTTAATTTGTAGTGCATGATGGTTTATGTACAACACAAACTTGTTTGACAACAAATAATACCTCTTCTTCCTCAACATTCATATGATTAAATAAAAACATGTTTTATACACT
This genomic stretch from Cryptomeria japonica chromosome 8, Sugi_1.0, whole genome shotgun sequence harbors:
- the LOC131857314 gene encoding uncharacterized protein LOC131857314 yields the protein MSTSASRPPMRKDPAWKYHEDFPGQGKGQTKCMFCKTIFHGGIYRLKYHIAGVHGHDAKPCLKTVSEAVRDCYVMVEEIERKKKQKEDRAAIGRETVLGRGTQLGCVGGPSSLPPYRPTQFATAGASISASASISGSATATSHAPTTSSCSGNVTIGPRIHKSRLDSFFVPRTTTGSQPLLEGMGWNKEVHDAAKMAIGRFWSYSCIPFFVARSPYWQQMVDAITICGAGFKAPSESDLRGPILSQMVDDVKKDLDEQRRIWSTKGCTIMTDGWTDRRNRTLLNFLVSSTGD